Proteins encoded together in one Leptolyngbyaceae cyanobacterium window:
- a CDS encoding nitrate ABC transporter ATP-binding protein (This model describes the ATP binding subunits of ATP-binding cassette (ABC) transporters for nitrate transport, or for bicarbonate transport, in bacteria and archaea.), producing the protein MSVFVEIDHVDRVYDLPNGGQYVALKNIELKIKQGEFVSLIGHSGCGKSTLLNMIAGLDLPSKGGIVLEGRQITKPGPDRMVVFQNYSLLPWLTVRENISLAVNRVMRNLPPGERRGIVEHHIDLVGLRLAADKKPGELSGGMKQRVAIARALAIRPKLLLLDEPFGALDALTRGGLQEQLMKICEESHVTCVMVTHDVDEALLLSDRIVMLTNGPQAHIGQILQVPIPRPRHRLEVVNHPSYYDLRNQMINFLNQQKRDKKRKATQTSTTKQPAKVAGDLEKRKLNIGFLPVTDCAPLVVAKEKGFFQKHGIEEVNFVVEKNWDAIAQGIATGRLDAAPMVAGMPLAMTLGMMPIKGAQLDGVPVITPLVLSRNGNAITLSNHFLEKGVKTLKDLKRAIAETKDKVYTFGIVHESSMHNFLLRYWLASGGIDPDRDVNLVVVPPQQMVNQLKAGNIDGYCVGEPWNCRAIYEGLGFAIATDLDIWPGNPDKVLGVREDWANQFPQTNLALVKALLESGEYCEDRRNREGIVDLLSQPEYLGVSAEYIRPGFLGHYNPGTGAPAQILPHFNQFHYDNTNCPGRVEGLWILTQMARWGLTPFPKNWIEILERVRRVDLFGEAARQLGWPDIEPDRAPFKLFDGVTFNPDDPIDYLKHLEIKRPIQLEEIAIDPRTTSAA; encoded by the coding sequence ATGTCTGTATTTGTTGAAATCGATCACGTCGATCGCGTTTACGATCTCCCCAATGGCGGTCAGTATGTTGCCCTGAAAAATATCGAACTGAAAATCAAACAGGGCGAGTTTGTTTCCTTAATCGGACACTCTGGTTGCGGTAAATCAACCTTGCTAAATATGATTGCTGGTTTGGATCTGCCCAGCAAAGGCGGGATTGTTTTAGAAGGGCGACAAATCACCAAACCAGGGCCAGATCGAATGGTGGTTTTTCAAAATTATTCTTTGTTGCCTTGGTTAACGGTAAGGGAAAATATCTCCTTAGCCGTGAATAGAGTGATGCGAAATCTACCCCCTGGAGAAAGACGGGGTATTGTGGAACATCACATTGATTTAGTAGGTTTGCGACTCGCGGCGGATAAAAAACCCGGTGAGTTATCGGGGGGAATGAAACAGCGGGTTGCGATCGCAAGAGCGTTAGCGATCCGTCCTAAACTACTATTATTAGACGAACCGTTTGGCGCGTTGGATGCCTTGACGCGGGGTGGTTTGCAAGAACAATTGATGAAAATTTGCGAAGAAAGCCACGTTACCTGCGTGATGGTGACTCACGATGTCGATGAGGCGTTGCTATTGTCCGATCGCATCGTGATGCTGACCAATGGCCCACAAGCCCACATCGGTCAAATATTACAAGTTCCCATCCCCCGTCCCCGCCACCGTTTGGAAGTAGTTAATCATCCCAGTTACTACGATTTGCGTAACCAAATGATTAACTTCTTAAACCAACAAAAACGAGATAAGAAACGCAAAGCTACGCAAACATCAACTACTAAGCAACCTGCAAAAGTTGCTGGCGATTTAGAAAAGCGGAAATTAAATATTGGCTTTCTTCCCGTTACCGACTGTGCCCCATTGGTAGTTGCCAAAGAAAAAGGTTTCTTCCAAAAACATGGCATAGAAGAAGTCAATTTTGTTGTAGAAAAAAATTGGGATGCGATCGCGCAAGGTATCGCTACCGGACGGTTGGATGCTGCGCCGATGGTAGCGGGAATGCCTTTAGCCATGACTTTAGGTATGATGCCGATTAAAGGTGCCCAATTAGATGGAGTTCCCGTGATTACTCCTCTGGTTCTCAGCCGCAATGGTAACGCGATTACTTTAAGCAATCATTTCTTGGAAAAAGGGGTAAAAACGCTCAAGGATTTGAAACGCGCGATCGCGGAAACTAAAGATAAAGTTTACACTTTTGGAATCGTGCATGAATCTTCTATGCACAATTTCCTTCTGCGTTATTGGTTAGCTTCCGGTGGTATCGATCCGGATCGAGATGTCAATTTAGTCGTAGTTCCACCACAACAAATGGTGAACCAACTAAAAGCCGGAAATATCGATGGTTACTGTGTTGGAGAACCTTGGAACTGTCGCGCTATTTATGAAGGGTTGGGTTTTGCGATCGCCACTGACTTAGATATTTGGCCGGGAAATCCCGATAAAGTATTAGGCGTGCGAGAAGATTGGGCAAATCAATTCCCCCAAACTAATCTTGCTTTAGTAAAAGCGCTTTTAGAATCTGGTGAATATTGTGAAGACCGTCGCAACAGAGAAGGAATTGTCGATTTACTTTCTCAGCCCGAATATTTGGGAGTTTCTGCTGAATATATTCGGCCTGGATTCTTAGGACATTACAATCCAGGTACTGGTGCTCCCGCTCAAATCTTACCTCACTTCAATCAGTTTCACTATGACAATACTAACTGCCCCGGTCGTGTAGAAGGGTTATGGATATTAACTCAAATGGCACGTTGGGGTTTAACTCCCTTCCCGAAAAACTGGATTGAAATCCTCGAAAGAGTGCGCCGGGTAGACTTGTTTGGCGAAGCAGCACGTCAATTGGGATGGCCTGACATAGAACCCGATCGCGCACCTTTCAAACTGTTTGATGGCGTCACTTTCAACCCCGATGACCCCATTGATTATCTCAAGCATCTGGAAATTAAACGACCGATCCAATTAGAAGAAATTGCGATCGATCCGAGAACTACATCAGCAGCTTAA
- a CDS encoding nitrate ABC transporter ATP-binding protein (This model describes the ATP binding subunits of ATP-binding cassette (ABC) transporters for nitrate transport, or for bicarbonate transport, in bacteria and archaea.): protein MQILNNTAVQVKQPTQSNPLLTIENVSKVYPTPNGPYTVLENVNLTVHEGEFICLIGHSGCGKSTLLNMVAGFNKPTEGEVCLRGSRITKPGPDRMMVFQNYALLPWKTAFENVYLAVNTAYPDKPKLEKMTIVKEHLAMVGLTEAAHKRPSQLSGGMKQRVAIARALAIRPEVLILDEPFGALDAITKEELQEELLQIWREHQVTVLMITHDIDEALFLADRIIMMTNGPAATIGEIMEVNFPRPRNRAAIMEDSHYYELRNYALDFLFRRFAHFE from the coding sequence ATGCAGATCCTCAACAATACTGCCGTTCAAGTAAAACAGCCAACTCAAAGCAACCCCTTGTTAACGATCGAGAATGTCTCGAAAGTATATCCCACACCAAACGGCCCTTACACAGTATTAGAAAATGTCAACCTTACGGTACATGAAGGGGAATTTATCTGTTTGATCGGTCACTCTGGGTGCGGTAAATCTACTTTGCTGAACATGGTAGCGGGTTTTAACAAACCAACAGAGGGGGAAGTATGCCTGCGGGGTTCTCGCATCACCAAACCCGGCCCAGATCGGATGATGGTATTCCAAAATTATGCCTTGCTGCCTTGGAAAACAGCGTTTGAAAATGTTTACCTAGCCGTCAATACAGCTTATCCGGATAAACCCAAGCTGGAGAAAATGACCATCGTCAAGGAACATCTAGCGATGGTGGGATTGACGGAAGCAGCACACAAACGCCCCAGTCAACTCTCTGGCGGGATGAAACAGCGAGTTGCTATAGCCCGCGCCTTAGCCATCCGTCCGGAAGTCTTAATTCTCGACGAACCTTTCGGCGCACTAGACGCTATTACTAAGGAAGAACTACAAGAAGAACTATTGCAAATTTGGCGAGAACATCAAGTCACGGTTTTGATGATCACTCACGATATCGATGAAGCTTTGTTCCTTGCCGATCGCATCATCATGATGACCAATGGCCCAGCAGCCACCATCGGCGAAATTATGGAAGTGAACTTTCCTCGCCCTCGCAACCGCGCTGCCATCATGGAAGATTCCCATTATTACGAACTGCGTAACTACGCTTTGGACTTCCTGTTCCGACGCTTTGCACATTTTGAATAA